Genomic DNA from Streptomyces sp. PCS3-D2:
ACGAGCACGTCTTCGGCCACGAGGCGCAGACCCACGTCACCGCCTCGGACGACTTCGACCACCTCACCCTGAACCTGGCGGGCCGGCCCGTCGCCGCCGTGCACGGCGTGGGCCGTTCGCTGCCGCACGACCGGGGGCCGCACTGGCTGGCCTATTTCGAGGTGGCGGACACCGACGCGGCCGCGAGCCGGGTCGAGGAGCTCGGCGGGCGCGTCGTCGAGCCGCCCCGGGAGGGCATGCGCGGGCGGCAGGCCACGGTCACGGACCCGGAGGGGGCGGTCTTCGCCCTCGTACGCTCGCGGCCCTGAGCGCCGCCGCTGCGGGAGTCAGCCGGCGGGCCGTGCCGGCGGCCGCCCGAAGTGCCGTGCGGTGGGCACCAGTGCAGCCGCCGCGGGGACCAGGAAGCAGGCCGCGGCGCAGACGCCGAGGACCGGGGTCGCCCCGAAGACCTCGATGGCCGGGGCGATGAGCGCCAGGCCCACCGGGGCCAGGCCGTAGGACACGAGGAAGTCCAGCGAGGAGACCCGGGCGAGCTTGTCCGGGGCGACTTCGCGCTGGGTGGCGGTGAACCAGGGCACGTTGAACAGCTCGATGCCGATCCCGGCGACCGCGTAGGCGCCGACGACCACGCCCGGGTGGACCGGGAGCACCAGGCTCAGCGGCGCGAAGCCGTAGGCGGCCAGGCCCGCGAAGGCGGCCCAGCCCTGGGAGCGCGGCCGGAAGCGGGCGGTGACCAGGGCCCCGCCGAGCGCGCCGACCGTGTAGGCGGTCATGGCGGCGGCCAGCACCCACTCGGTGCCGTAGCGGTCACGGCTGATCAGGGGCAGGGCGACGCTGGTGGCGGAGTAGCCGAGCGCGATCACGGCGACCAGGCCTGCGAGTCCCGCGAGGAACCAGGGGTGGCGGCGGGCCTCGCGTATGCCGTCGACGAACTCGGCGCGCAGCGAGGCGCGCTGCGGCCGGTCCGCGTCCGGGGCGCCGGACGCGGACCCCCGGCCCGGCAGGAGCGCGGCGACCAGCCAGAGCAGGCCGATGCCGAGCAGCAGGGTCGCGACATCGGTGAAGGCCGCGAGCAGCGCGGTCAGGGCCGGCCCGGCCAGTGTGGAGGCGCGCACGGCCAGGGTCGTCGCGGCGTTGGCCTGCTGCCTGCGGCCGGCGTCGACGACCTCGGCCGTGAGTGCCTGGAAGGCGGGGCGGCAGGCTCCCTGCCCGGCGCCGGCCAGGGCTGCGGCCGCGGTCATCAGCAGCAGGGAGCGCCCCAGTCCGGCGGCGAGGAGGGGCGCGGCGGCCGCGGCGGCCAGGGCCGACCACAGGACGACGGCCCGCCGGGAGTGGCGGTCGGCCAGCACCCCGCCGACGGCCACGGCGGCGAGGAAGCCGGCGGTGCGCGCCGCGAGGACGAGGCCGAGGCCGGCCGCGCCCAGTTCGCGCTCCAGGACCGCGAGGCCCAGTACGAAGGGCAGGGCCCAGGTCGCGAGCCCGGAGGCGGTGGTGCCAGCCCACAGGCGCAGGAAGGCGACGTCGCGCAGGACGGAACGCGTCTGCTGTGGACGGCTCCTGGGCTCCGTGGGGGCAGGTGTGGTCGCCACGATGTGGTGCTCCTCATCCATTAATGAAAACGATAACCATTACAGTACTCTGTGGACGCGGCACTCCCGCCCGGTGCACGCCCCTGCCCCCATCCACGCCGCCTGACGGAGGACCCATGCGCCATCGCACCCGAACCGGCCTCGCCCTGACCCTCGTTCTCGCATCCGCGGCCGCCGCCGGCTGCTCGGCCGGCGGCGGCACGGACCGCAGGGCGGAGGGCACGCCCTCCGCCCCTACCACCGTCACCAGTTGCGGCGGACGGCTGTCCTTCGACGGCCCCCCGAAGCGCACCGTCGCCCTGGACCAGTCCTCCACCGAGACCCTGCTGGAACTGGGCCTCCACGACCGGATGGCCGGAACCGCCAATCTCAAGACGAAGATCCCCGCGCAGTACCGGGACGCGTACGCGAAGGTCCCGGTCATCGCCCCCAAGATCGCGACGGGTGAGCAACTGCGTGCCGCCACACCGGATTTCGTCGTGGCCGGCTCCACCGACCTCTATACGAAGGACCGGGCGGGCACCCGGGAGGAGCTGGCGGCGCTGAAGGTCCCCGCCTTCGTCAGCGCCGTGGACTGCCCCCAGCACAACGAGCCCGGGAAGTCCCCCTTCGAACTGCTCTTCTCCGACTACGAGGCGCTGGGCCGGATCTTCGGCGCCGAGGAACGGGCCGCCGCCCTCGCCCGGGAACAGCGGGCCGCCGTCGCCGAGGCCGGCCGGAGCGCGGCCGGGGCCGGGGCCGGGGCCGGGAAGCAACCCACCGTCGTCTACCTCTACTCGGTCTTCAACGGCATGCCGTACGTCGCCGGGCGGACCGGACTGCCCAGCGAGATGAGCCGGATCGTCGGCGCGAAGAACGCCTTCGACGACGTGGAGGAGGACTGGCCTGAGGTGTCCTGGGAGGAAGTCGCCAGGCGCGACCCGGACTTCATCGTGATCGGCGACCTGTCCGAACGCGGCCGGCCCGGTGACAGCGCCGCGGAGAAGCGCAGGGCGATGGCGGAGGACCCGGTGGTGTCCCGGCTGGCGGCGGTGCGCGGCAACCGGATCGTCGAGGTGCCCGGCATCGAGCTGGACCCCTCCGTGCGCTCCGTGCACACGCTGGGCCTGCTGGCGGGCGCGATGAAGGACCTCGGATATGCCCGCTGACGTGGCCGGCCGGGCCGGACCGGCGGGACCGGCTGTGGCGAAGGGCCTGTCGACGGGCGCGTGCGCCGACCTGCTGCACCCCTCGGCCCGCACGCCGGGGGCGGCCGTCACCGCGCCGGCCCCGGCGCCCGCGGCGTCCCCCCGCGGACCCGCGCGGGCCGGACCGCTCCTCGCCTCGGCCCTCGTCCTGGCCGTCTCGGTGGCGGCCGCCACCCGTGTCGGCACCGCCGAGGTGGGGTGGACCGACCTGGCCCGGGTGCTCGGGTCGCGGCTCGGGCTGGACGTCGAGGCGCTGCCGCCGCTGCTGGACTCGCTCGTGTGGGACCTGCGGCTGCCGCGGGTCCTGATGGCGGCCCTGGTCGGTGCCTCGCTGGCGGTCTGCGGCACGGTGCTCCAGGCGGTCACGCGCAACGCGCTCGCCGACCCGTACCTGCTCGGGGTCTCCTCGGGTGCCGGAGCAGGCGCGGTCGCCGTGGTCGTCCTCGGTGCGGGCGCGGGCACCCTCGGGATCACCGGCGGCGCGCTCGCCGGGGCGCTGCTCGCCTTCGCGGGCCTGCTGCTCCTGCTGCGCCGCACCGGGCTGGACTCGGTCCGCATCGTGCTGACCGGCGTGGTCGTCGGCCAGCTCTTCACCGCGCTGACCTCGCTCGCCCTGATGGCCTCGGCCGACGCCGACACCACCCGCGCCGTCACCCACTGGCTGCTGGGCTCGCTGGCCCCGGCCCGCTGGGACGCCGTGCTGGTCTGCGCGATCGTCACGCCCCTGGGGCTGGCCGCAGCCTGGCTGTGCGCGAACGCCCTCGACGGGCTCGCCTTCGGCGCGGACACCGCCGCCTCCCTGGGGATCGGCGTACGGCGCACCCGGATGCTGCTGCTCGTGGTGACGGCCGCGCTCACCTCGGTCGCGGTGGCCACCGTCGGCGCCATCGGTTTCGTGGGGCTGATCGTGCCGCACGGGGTGCGTTTCCTGGCCGGACCGCTGCACCGGGCGCTGCTGCCGCATGCGGCGCTCGCGGGCGCGGTGTTCCTGGTGTGGACCGACGCCCTGGCGCGGGTGGCCTTCGCCCCCCGGGAGGTGCCCGTCGGTGTGATCACCGCGCTCATCGGCGTCCCGCTGTTCCTGCTCGTCCTGCGCCGGAGGGGGGAGCTGTGAGGATCAGCGCCGAGGGGCTGAGCTGGTCGGTGTCGGGCACTCCCGTCGTCCGCGGGATCGGACTGGACATCGCACCAGGGGAGACCGTGGGGCTGCTCGGCGCCAACGGCTCGGGCAAGTCCTCGCTGCTGCGCTGCCTGGCCGGGCTGCGGGTGCCGGACGCGGGCACGGTCCGCTACGACGGCGTGCCCGTGGGGGACCTCGGCCCCCGGGCGATCGCCCGCCGGGTCGCCTTCGTCGCCCAGGACTCCGGCCTCGACACCGACCTGCGCGTCGCCGACGTCGTCGGGCTGGGCCGGACCCCCTTCCGCGACCGCTGGCGCGGCCCGGACGCGCACGACCGGGCCGTGGTCGCCGCCGCGCTCGACCGCGTCGGACTCGGCGCGCTCGCCGGGCGCCCCTGGCGGAACCTGTCCGGCGGCGAGCGTCAACGGGCCCACATCGCCCGCGCCTTCGCCCAGCAGCCCTATGCACTGCTCCTCGACGAACCCACCAACCACCTCGACGTGAAACATCAGTTGGAACTGATGGAGCTGCTCGCCGCCACCGACCAGACGGTCCTCGTCGCCCTGCACGACCTGACTCTGGCCGCCCGCCACTGCGACCGGCTGCTGCTCGTACACGACGGCGCGCTGGTCGCCTCCGGCGCCCCCGACACCGTCCTGACCTCCGAGAACCTCGCCCGGGTCTTCGAGGTGGACGCCGAACTCCGCACCGACGCCCTGGGCAGGCCGTCGGTCACCTACCGCGGTCCCCTCCGGGGCACCGCTCCCGCCTCCCCGTCCGCTCTCCGACAAGGAACCCGATGACGACACCGACGCGACCCCAGCCCCAGCCCCGGCCCGAGCCCCGCCCCCTGAGGACCCCCGCTCCCGGGCCCGCAGCCGCACCGGCGGCCTCCGTCGACGCCCTGATCGAGGCCGTGCTGGCCGGCGAACACGGCCCGCAGCCCGGCGGACTGGTGGCGACCAGCGTGTTCTGGATCCACCACGGAACCCGGCTGGCCGGCGGCGACACCACCTACCTCAATCAGTACGTCCTGGTCCGCCTCGGCGGCTCCTTCGGCGGCTGCGCCTTCGAGGCCGGCGAAATCGACCCGGCGGTCTGCCACGACGCCTCCGGCGCTCCGCTCGACGTCCTGCTGCGCGAGGCGCCGCACCCGCTGCGGATCGCCGCGCTCGACGCCTACCTGGCCGGGCGGCGCCCGCACCGCGACTCCGGCGCGGAGGCGGTCACCCTGCCCGCCGGCACCCCCGAGGTGCGCGCGCTGGCCCGCGACGCGGCGATCGCCGGGCTGCTGGACATCGACCGCGGCGCCGCGGTCGGCCTCATCGGCGTGGTGAACCCGCTGATCGCGGCGAT
This window encodes:
- a CDS encoding Rossmann-like domain-containing protein, with protein sequence MTTPTRPQPQPRPEPRPLRTPAPGPAAAPAASVDALIEAVLAGEHGPQPGGLVATSVFWIHHGTRLAGGDTTYLNQYVLVRLGGSFGGCAFEAGEIDPAVCHDASGAPLDVLLREAPHPLRIAALDAYLAGRRPHRDSGAEAVTLPAGTPEVRALARDAAIAGLLDIDRGAAVGLIGVVNPLIAAIRERGGEPLPCDFNLRTTQWGDPVTSDMHEVLERADAVVATGMTLSNGSFDVILDRCRTRGIPLVVYAQSGSAVARAFLGAGVTALSAEPFPFSQFSADPTTLYRYRTAAPA
- a CDS encoding MFS transporter; its protein translation is MATTPAPTEPRSRPQQTRSVLRDVAFLRLWAGTTASGLATWALPFVLGLAVLERELGAAGLGLVLAARTAGFLAAVAVGGVLADRHSRRAVVLWSALAAAAAAPLLAAGLGRSLLLMTAAAALAGAGQGACRPAFQALTAEVVDAGRRQQANAATTLAVRASTLAGPALTALLAAFTDVATLLLGIGLLWLVAALLPGRGSASGAPDADRPQRASLRAEFVDGIREARRHPWFLAGLAGLVAVIALGYSATSVALPLISRDRYGTEWVLAAAMTAYTVGALGGALVTARFRPRSQGWAAFAGLAAYGFAPLSLVLPVHPGVVVGAYAVAGIGIELFNVPWFTATQREVAPDKLARVSSLDFLVSYGLAPVGLALIAPAIEVFGATPVLGVCAAACFLVPAAAALVPTARHFGRPPARPAG
- a CDS encoding ABC transporter substrate-binding protein, with product MRHRTRTGLALTLVLASAAAAGCSAGGGTDRRAEGTPSAPTTVTSCGGRLSFDGPPKRTVALDQSSTETLLELGLHDRMAGTANLKTKIPAQYRDAYAKVPVIAPKIATGEQLRAATPDFVVAGSTDLYTKDRAGTREELAALKVPAFVSAVDCPQHNEPGKSPFELLFSDYEALGRIFGAEERAAALAREQRAAVAEAGRSAAGAGAGAGKQPTVVYLYSVFNGMPYVAGRTGLPSEMSRIVGAKNAFDDVEEDWPEVSWEEVARRDPDFIVIGDLSERGRPGDSAAEKRRAMAEDPVVSRLAAVRGNRIVEVPGIELDPSVRSVHTLGLLAGAMKDLGYAR
- a CDS encoding iron ABC transporter permease — protein: MPADVAGRAGPAGPAVAKGLSTGACADLLHPSARTPGAAVTAPAPAPAASPRGPARAGPLLASALVLAVSVAAATRVGTAEVGWTDLARVLGSRLGLDVEALPPLLDSLVWDLRLPRVLMAALVGASLAVCGTVLQAVTRNALADPYLLGVSSGAGAGAVAVVVLGAGAGTLGITGGALAGALLAFAGLLLLLRRTGLDSVRIVLTGVVVGQLFTALTSLALMASADADTTRAVTHWLLGSLAPARWDAVLVCAIVTPLGLAAAWLCANALDGLAFGADTAASLGIGVRRTRMLLLVVTAALTSVAVATVGAIGFVGLIVPHGVRFLAGPLHRALLPHAALAGAVFLVWTDALARVAFAPREVPVGVITALIGVPLFLLVLRRRGEL
- a CDS encoding ABC transporter ATP-binding protein is translated as MRISAEGLSWSVSGTPVVRGIGLDIAPGETVGLLGANGSGKSSLLRCLAGLRVPDAGTVRYDGVPVGDLGPRAIARRVAFVAQDSGLDTDLRVADVVGLGRTPFRDRWRGPDAHDRAVVAAALDRVGLGALAGRPWRNLSGGERQRAHIARAFAQQPYALLLDEPTNHLDVKHQLELMELLAATDQTVLVALHDLTLAARHCDRLLLVHDGALVASGAPDTVLTSENLARVFEVDAELRTDALGRPSVTYRGPLRGTAPASPSALRQGTR